In Janthinobacterium sp. 67, a genomic segment contains:
- a CDS encoding sulfite exporter TauE/SafE family protein — protein MNALSLVPMFLVGLAGSVHCIGMCGGIVGALSLGAGAPAAPARPVIAIAVARPALRTSLQSNVLRVLAYNGGRIVSYMLAGALAGSLAGAGMLHLASLQVAGYWLANLMLVALGLYLMDAWRGLAHLEAAGNVVWRRVRPLLKPLMPMDTPFKALAVGGLWGWVPCGMVYSALLTAMMQGSALNGAATMAAFGLGTLPTLLGMGLLGTRLRAQMQRRPVRIASGLLVLGFGLLGLLRAVNGVSLGWLDALCVTGHP, from the coding sequence ATGAACGCCCTCAGCCTCGTGCCCATGTTCCTCGTCGGCCTGGCCGGCAGCGTGCACTGCATCGGCATGTGCGGCGGCATCGTGGGCGCGTTGTCGCTGGGCGCAGGCGCACCGGCGGCGCCTGCCCGCCCGGTGATCGCCATCGCCGTGGCACGGCCCGCGCTGCGGACAAGCCTGCAATCGAACGTGCTGCGCGTGCTGGCCTACAACGGCGGGCGCATAGTCAGCTACATGCTGGCCGGCGCCCTGGCGGGCAGCCTGGCGGGCGCGGGCATGCTGCACCTGGCTTCCCTGCAAGTGGCCGGCTACTGGCTGGCCAACCTGATGCTCGTCGCTTTGGGCCTGTACCTGATGGATGCCTGGCGCGGCCTGGCCCATCTGGAAGCGGCCGGCAACGTCGTCTGGCGCCGCGTGCGCCCCCTGCTGAAACCGTTGATGCCGATGGATACGCCGTTCAAGGCGCTGGCCGTGGGCGGGTTGTGGGGCTGGGTGCCGTGCGGCATGGTCTACAGCGCGCTGCTGACGGCCATGATGCAAGGTTCGGCCCTGAACGGCGCGGCCACGATGGCCGCCTTCGGCCTGGGCACCCTGCCCACTTTGCTGGGCATGGGTTTGCTGGGCACGCGGCTGCGCGCGCAGATGCAGCGCCGTCCCGTGCGCATCGCCAGCGGCTTGCTGGTGCTGGGCTTTGGCTTGCTGGGCCTGCTGCGCGCCGTCAATGGCGTCTCGCTGGGCTGGCTCGACGCCCTGTGCGTCACGGGCCATCCATGA